A genomic region of Colletotrichum destructivum chromosome 1, complete sequence contains the following coding sequences:
- a CDS encoding Putative guanylate kinase-like domain, THO complex, subunit THOC1, translating into MPAAVTSNRHQMPGVIAFAELLDDLLARSMEVKSTPTIEPALQKIDFGDLDDQLARVLTTPEQQNGTEIATQNKAQQFATIETAVRNIFSNLIATTSIESPDFVKVWNLFDLLTILSDDEKCDPALLFWLVEELLDSQTIAGCRKIFDFLESRRERITVKHFKQKQLVILRSCNELLRRLSRAEDTAFCGRVFIFMFQSFPLGDKSSVNLRGEYHVENVTVFDDTGVKTDESTEQMDIDSQNGVKDGEVKSQAKAVSFDAKQPTQPDQPLDPDALYPQFWSLQETFSQPKKLFDPSHLANFKRGLEATMTSFRAIQNEQGQRPPKAVDEAQRGLKRKRDDVEGSDLANSYNPKYLTSRDLFELEMSDISFRRHILVQALIIMDFLLSLSNKTKEKLAGNAQNKSVIYLGQVLSEEDTKWALEMKRTIVDKYLKHGVDGPYFSRMVETVLARDKNWIRWKSENCPSIELPAVSPDLFVEAKKVAQRTTTKKRLRAMPMGSLPLGFLEDGGDETAMQKLKAEERYSLPELGIFKRKIADDDFEIDMPTTNQTKAAAIESKASKSWRALRIASKSRLALFDKIDDPEKIDAVFEEPVDVDEGEAAAEEEVNNDNVPEDKRPIIISGPPGAGKATIFGLLAERRPGAFTRVPRHTTRKPQEGEVEGKDFYYVEPQAFNMLRDGDALLEFTTIDKVDYGTSRKAAEAAAEGGKVPIMYMDGEAIQQARELGYSARTILVLPPSLDILEERLRKAEKDDDAVQKALAQAAPYFEADSKLKGEFDLILTNQELDATFQAFEGHVYGTSEATLTNGKLEGETMEDADETMVDVASEQLQASQAPQASQEAQDPQESKENEVVAESTEPMEVTQTEEAGETKGTPEAS; encoded by the exons ATGCCGGCCGCTGTCACATCCAATCGGCATCAGATGCCTGGGGTAATCGCGTttgccgagctgctcgacgacctctTGGCTCGCTCAATGGAAGTCAAATCTACCCCCACGATCGAGCCCGCATTACAGAAGATAGACTTCGGTGATCTGGACGATCAACTTGCACGCGTTCTCACGACGCCAGAGCAGCAAAATGGAACCGAAATCGCGACACAGAACAAGGCCCAGCAGTTTGCAACCATTGAGACTGCAGTGCGGAACATTTTCAGCAACTTGATT GCCACCACATCCATCGAGTCCCCGGATTTCGTCAAGGTCTGGAACCTGTTCGACCTCCTCACCATCCTCTCCGATGACGAAAAGTGCGATCCGGCCCTCCTTTTTTGGCTGGTGGAAGAGCTCTTAGACAGCCAGACAATCGCTGGATGCCGCAAGATTTTCGATTTCCTCGAATCAAGACGCGAAAGAATAACCGTGAAGCACTTTAAGCAGAAGCAGTTGGTCATTCTGCGCAGTTGTAACGAACTGCTGCGACGCCTGTCTCGTGCTGAGGATACGGCCTTTTGCGGCCGGGTTTTCATCTTCATGTTTCAGAGCTTTCCCTTGGGTGACAAGAGCTCTGTCAACTTGCGAGGAGAATACCACGTCGAGAACGTCACCGTATTCGACGACACAGGCGTCAAGACAGACGAATCGACAGAGCAGATGGATATAGACAGCCAGAATGGTGTCAAAGACGGCGAAGTGAAGTCTCAGGCAAAGGCCGTTTCATTCGATGCGAAGCAACCGACACAGCCTGACCAACCGCTTGACCCTGACGCACTGTATCCTCAGTTTTGGTCACTCCAGGAGACTTTTAGTCAGCCCAAGAAGCTATTCGATCCTTCCCACTTGGCGAACTTCAAACGTGGGCTTGAAGCAACCATGACTTCTTTCCGGGCCATACAGAACGAACAAGGCCAGAGACCACCCAAAGCAGTTGATGAGGCACAGAGAGGTCTAAAGAGGAAACGAGACGATGTGGAAGGAAGTGACCTGGCAAATTCCTACAATCCCAAATACCTCACCAGCCGGGATCTCTTTGAGCTTGAA ATGAGCGACATTTCCTTCCGCAGACACATACTTGTTCAAGCCTTGATCATCATGGacttccttctctctttaTCAAACAAGACGAAAGAAAAACTGGCTGGCAATGCCCAGAACAAATCGGTCATCTACCTTGGCCAGGTTCTGAGCGAAGAAGAC ACCAAGTGGGCTTTGGAGATGAAAAGGACAATTGTTGATAAATACCTTaagcacggcgtcgatggcccGTACTTCAGCCGCATGGTTGAGACGGTCCTCGCCAGGGACAAGAACTGGATCCGTTGGAAATCCGAGAACTGTCCGTCGATCGAGTTGCCGGCAGTGTCTCCTGATTTGTTCGTCGAGGCCAAAAAGGTTGCTCAACGTACGACAACGAAGAAGCGTCTGAGGGCCATGCCGATGGGCTCACTGCCCCTTGGCTTCCTGGAAGACGGCGGTGACGAAACTGCGATgcagaagctcaaggccgaggaaAGATACAGTCTGCCAGAGCTTGGAATTTTTAAACGGAAGATTGCGGATGACGACTTCGAGATTGATATGCCGACAACCAACCAAaccaaggccgccgcgaTTGAGAGCAAAGCCAGCAAAAGTTGGCGAGCCCTCCGGATAGCGAGCAAATCAAGGTTGGCCCTCTTTGATAAGATAGACGACCCAGAAAAGATCGACGCCGTGTTTGAAGAGCCGGTTGATGTTGACGAAGGTGAGGCTGCTGCGGAGGAAGAGGTAAACAATGACAATGTCCCCGAGGACAAGCGGCCAATCATCATATCAGGACCGCCTGGGGCCGGCAAAGCGACTATATTCGGTCTTCTCGCAGAGCGGCGTCCAGGCGCGTTCACGCGTGTGCCTCGGCATACCACAAGAAAGCCGCAAGAGGGTGAAGTCGAGGGCAAGGACTTCTACTACGTCGAACCGCAAGCTTTCAACATGTTGAGGGACGGCGATGCGTTGTTAGAATTCACGACTATCGACAAGGTAGACTACGGCACGAGTCGCAAGGCCGCAGAGGCGGCTGCCGAGGGTGGGAAGGTCCCCATTATGTATATGGACGGCGAG GCTATTCAGCAAGCACGGGAACTTGGCTATTCGGCACGAACCATCCTCGTTTTGCCACCAAGTCTCGATATACTGGAGGAGCGTCTCAGGAAGGCAGAGAAGGACGATGATGCCGTGCAGAAGGCTCTCGCCCAAGCAGCTCCTTATTTTGAGGCCGATTCGAAGCTGAAAGGGGAATTCGATTTAATTCTTACCAATCAAGAGCTGGATGCTACCTTCCAGGCTTTTGAGGGACACGTATACGGCACCTCTGAGGCGACACTCACAAATGGCAAGCTGGAAGgcgagacgatggaggaCGCAGATGAGACCATGGTTGATGTGGCGAGCGAGCAACTACAGGCATCACAGGCACCACAGGCGTCGCAGGAAGCCCAAGATCCGCAGGAAAGTAAGGAGAACGAAGTGGTTGCGGAATCCACGGAACCTATGGAAGTAACACAGACTGAAGAGGCTGGCGAGACCAAAGGAACTCCGGAGGCATCTTAG
- a CDS encoding Putative glycoside hydrolase, family 5, glycoside hydrolase superfamily: MRFIHSLWAMGLFLFLPVLAQKPQLPLFSTSRWITDSSNKRVKLRCINWAGHMEVNLPEGLHKQSVEYIADWIKQEGFNCVRLTFSTDHALNPGIKVRDSFVNGAKAAGVSEADLLRLYDIAVVRNPFLADPNITQRDVFSRVIDVLWDRGVMTVLDNHVSRASWCCNLDDGNGWWKDARFYWAANSRFFDTGNWLAGLQQVSFWARTRPGVAAISLRNELRATWTQIPFAADQWYGYVARGAKAVHEANPDVLVVIGGLNSATDFTPLRTRSLDTAAWRGKNVWEAHSYSFTVTTPNFGDCSVEKAQYGALFGFVLEQGKGYTGPLFMSEFGVAMSGGPENGLSAEEHAYLTCLVGYLEDNDADWALWAIQGTYYVRNKVVDFDETWGAMDREWRGWRNPAFKSMLGNIFSVTQGP, from the coding sequence ATGAGGTTCATCCATAGCCTCTGGGCCATGggtctcttcctcttcctccccgtACTCGCCCAGAAGCCCCAGCTGCCGTTGTTCTCGACCTCCCGATGGATCACAGACTCCTCTAACAAGCGTGTCAAGCTCCGCTGTATCAACTGGGCCGGCCATATGGAAGTCAATCTCCCGGAGGGCCTACACAAGCAGTCCGTCGAGTACATTGCCGACTGGATCAAGCAGGAGGGCTTCAACTGCGTCCGCCTCACTTTCTCGACCGACCACGCACTGAACCCGGGGATCAAGGTCCGCGACTCCTTCGTCAATGgtgccaaggccgccggcgtaTCGGAGGCGGATCTTTTGCGGCTGTACGACATTGCCGTGGTTCGCAATCCGTTCCTGGCGGATCCCAACATCACCCAGCGTGATGTCTTTTCGAGAGTCATCGACGTTCTCTGGGACCGAGGCGTCATGACCGTCCTCGACAACCACGTTAGCAGGGCTTCGTGGTGCTgcaacctcgacgacggtAACGGGTGGTGGAAGGACGCGCGCTTCTACTGGGCCGCCAACTCACGCTTCTTTGACACGGGCAACTGGCTCGCGGGCCTGCAGCAGGTCTCCTTCTGGGCCAGGACCAGAcccggcgtcgccgccatctcgctCAGGAACGAGCTCCGCGCAACGTGGACGCAAATTCCCTTTGCGGCGGACCAGTGGTACGGCTACGTCGCGCGGGGCGCAAAGGCCGTTCACGAGGCCAACCCGGACGtgctcgtcgtcatcggcgggcTCAACTCGGCCACGGACTTCACGCCTCTCCGGACGCGGAGTCTGGACACCGCCGCGTGGCGGGGGAAGAACGTGTGGGAGGCGCACAGCTACAGCTTCACGGTCACGACGCCCAACTTTGGCGACTGCAGTGTCGAGAAGGCACAGTACGGCGCGCTGTTCGGGTTCGTGCTGGAACAGGGCAAGGGGTACACGGGGCCGCTGTTCATGTCCGAGTTTGGCGTCGCCATGTCGGGCGGGCCGGAGAACGGGCTATCGGCTGAGGAGCACGCGTATCTAACGTGCTTGGTCGGATATCTTGAGGATAATGACGCGGACTGGGCTCTGTGGGCGATCCAGGGAACCTATTACGTTCGGAACAAGGTTGTCGATTTCGACGAGACGTGGGGGGCCATGGATCGCGAgtggagggggtggaggaaTCCGGCGTTCAAGAGCATGCTGGGAAATATCTTTTCCGTCACCCAGGGACCGTAG
- a CDS encoding Putative pleckstrin domain, PH-like domain superfamily, which translates to MTMAQSQMQLSTPHSTPDLGVTVPPVSICLPNDANARLRSRLALDTYSSPVNQNGSFEFDRVVKSGYLQKRTQKTKAWKSIYLVLRPNALSIYRSDKEDKLRHKLYLADLTAVALLKDPKNKRKNVFGLFSPARNYHFQASSSHDAEEWVELIRNHARIEEEHEELLLASPTGRRQSYMAVSSSGQAGETTKAERVASSSPEPLEPPVPLFVGSTHRRPSQMADTAGYSGNELASHSDFSDNDIQRIQGMSIENLAVQSPCEGSQDRPGLGRNASQVSGLNVEQDPDRVIWQGWLWFLKSKGGVKQWKNLWGVLRPRNFILYRDESEYTAQFIRPMSAIVNVVDIDPVSKTKKHCLQLITEEKSYRFCTHDEESLIHCLGAFKSLFAKRRELETRGPTGGNQSTSAV; encoded by the exons atgaCGATGGCTCAGTCGCAGATGCAGCTGTCTACGCCGCATTCGACACCAGACCTGGGTGTAACTGTTCCACCGGTATCGATTTGCCTCCCCAACGATGCCAATGCTCGACTGCGAAGCCGTCTGGCTCTGGATACCTACTCGTCGCCCGTCAACCAGAATGGCAGCTTTGAATTCGACCGCGTCGTGAAGAGCGGCTATCTGCAGAAGCGCACGCAAAAGACGAAG GCTTGGAAATCAATCTACCTCGTCCTCAGACCTAATGCGCTTTCCATCTACCGATCTGACAAGGAGGACAAGCTGCGACACAAGCTGTACTTGGCCGATTTGACGGCCGTCGCTCTGCTCAAGGACCCCAAAAACAAGAGAAAGAATGTGTTCGGGCTGttctcgccggcgaggaactACCATTTtcaggccagcagcagccacgatgccgaagaaTGGGTTGAGTTGATTAGGAACCATGCCCGGATCGAGGAGGAACACGAGGAGCTGCTTCTCGCAAGCCCGACGGGACGGCGCCAGTCGTATATGGCTGTCAGCAGCTCTGGCCAAGCCGGGGAGACGACGAAAGCCGAGAGAGTGGCATCAAGCTCCCCAGAGCCGCTAGAACCCCCGGTGCCACTCTTCGTCGGCTCAACCCATCGCCGCCCATCCCAGATGGCGGACACCGCTGGCTATTCGGGCAATGAACTGGCGTCGCATTCCGACTTCTCCGACAATGACATACAGCGGATACAGGGAATGTCAATCGAGAACTTGGCTGTCCAGTCCCCATGCGAGGGCTCGCAGGATCGGCCTGGCCTTGGACGCAATGCGAGCCAGGTTAGCGGCCTGAACGTCGAGCAAGACCCGGATCGTGTCATCTGGCAGGGCTGGCTCTGGTTCCTCAAGAGCAAGGGCGGCGTGAAGCAATGGAAGAATTTATGGGGTGTCCTCAGACCGCGGAACTTCATCCTTTACAGGGACGAGTCTGAGTACACTGCGCAGTTCATCAGACCCATGTCGGCGATTGTGAACGTGGTAGACATCGATCCTGTCAGCAAAACCAAGAAGCACTGTCTCCAGCTCATCACGGAAGAAAAAAGTTACCGATTCTGTACTCACGACGAAGAGTCGCTTATCCACTGCCTCGGCGCATTCAAGAGCTTATTTGCCAAGCGACGAGAGCTCGAAACGCGGGGTCCTACTGGAGGAAACCAGTCCACATCTGCAGTATGA
- a CDS encoding Putative aminoglycoside phosphotransferase, protein kinase-like domain superfamily, whose translation MAGGTISDRILREVKAELVDTPFHFESGRLLSGGTANFIYNVNLVHPLADGTTEVAVKHGEDFLAQNPDFKLPKSRCRIEESCLKYLSALPPTVGNKTSVATPKMLYFNEVTNTQVQEYQPNPLSLKNYALQHFMAPVSESVKLQCLDVGESVGKWLRGFHEWSNSTKQRKFRDIAAANKEMQKLKHWVNYERLPSSIERFPSILGNCANTFTAIVEKTTREMEKDENLQVIHGDFWTGNILLKCQPWESERNRLLVVDWEMCMLAVTPLDLGQMIAELYELKLYKDMDAGPWMIQGFLKGYGVVDDDFAFRTLLHVGVHLIGFGTTVQDWGTEQQIKGVASEGRDLVINSWEKNREFFECHPLGCIFSPS comes from the exons ATGGCAGGCGGAACCATCTCCGACCGAATTCTGAGggaggtcaaggccgagctGGTCGATACGCCGTTCCACTTCGAGTCTGGCCGTCTTCTCAGTGGCGGGACGGCGAACTTCATCTACAACGTCAATCTGGTACACCCCTTGGCCGATGGAACAACCGAGGTGGCTGTGAAGCACGGCGAAGACTTTCTCGCCCAAAATCCGGATTTCAAACTCCCCAAGTCGCGATGC CGGATCGAGGAATCGTGCTTGAAATACCTCTCTGCGCTACCGCCAACCGTTGGTAACAAGACCAGCGTCGCGACGCCCAAGATGCTCTACTTCAACGAAGTGACGAACACGCAGGTTCAAGAGTATCAGCCGAATCCTCTGAGCCTCAAGAACTACGCCCTGCAACACTTCATGGCCCCGGTTTCCGAATCGGTCAAACTGCAGTGTCTCGATGTTGGCGAGAGCGTGGGCAAGTGGCTCCGGGGATTCCATGAATGGAGCAACTCCACGAAGCAGCGCAAGTTCCGCGATATCGCGGCGGCGAACAAGGAGATGCAGAAGCTCAAGCACTGGGTGAACTATGAGCGCCTCCCCAGCTCCATTGAAAGGTTCCCGTCCATTCTCGGCAATTGTGCCAATACCTTCACGGCTATTGTTGAAAAGACGacgagagagatggagaaagACGAAAATCTGCAAGTTATACATGGCGACTTTTGGACTGGAAA CATACTCTTGAAGTGCCAGCCTTGGGAAAGCGAACGCAACCGCCTTCTTGTCGTGGACTGGGAGATGTGCATGTTGGCTGTTACCCCTCTCGACCTGGGCCAGATGATTGCAGAGCTCTATGAGTTGAAGCTCTACAAGGACATGGACGCTGGGCCTTGGATGATACAGGGGTTTCTGAAGGGATACGGCGTAGTTGACGATGACTTTGCCTTCAGAACCTTGCTTCATGTTGGCGTCCATCTAATCGGCTTCGGCACAACTGTGCAGGACTGGGGCACGGAACAGCAGATCAAAGGCGTGGCCTCTGAAGGACGGGACTTGGTGATTAATTCTTGGGAGAAGAACCGCGAGTTCTTCGAATGTCACCCTCTGGGCTGTATCTTCTCCCCAAGCTAG
- a CDS encoding Putative cytoplasmic tRNA 2-thiolation protein, with the protein MSSKTEPRPCRRCKTPTVLTVRKDPLCETCYEQHIAQRVIKRLAQPYKDIKENIASTPDAKAKYLLGLSFGVSSASLVQVLDRNLQGLKDKNLRVAYEVHVVHIDTDLSGNAPTSSTEPSVANQVLEKYKERFPNMSMQTVPLSDALALDTIDWSVLPALQTDLAPALQLKRLLEALPSVTSRVDILRLLVRHLLLSLALNSGCHALMLGCTTTALAELTLAETAKGRGFAVPWQVSDGPVPVTMFSRQSAEGEVAEAKETSTIPVYYLLRDVFRREVITYAGLTKPPIQDLVQDAGPASSTIVSHKELSIEDVMTRYFEEVEESYPSVVANVVRTSGKLTRENDGDACAVCGMDMDAQGDARWKGEIGEDPDDNRRKQTAGRLCYGCERSIYG; encoded by the exons ATGAGTAGCAAGACCGAacctcgtccttgtcggcgatgcAAGACGCCCACTGTCCTGACAGTAAGAAAGGATCCCTTATGCGA GACTTGCTATGAGCAACACATCGCCCAGCGGGTCATCAAGCGCCTCGCTCAGCCATACAAAGACATCAAAGAAAATATAGCCAGCACACCCGACGCGAAGGCAAAGTATCTCCTCGGGCTATCCTTCGGcgtctcgtcggcctcaCTGGTCCAGGTTCTCGATAGGAATCTGCAGGGtctcaaggacaagaaccTACGTGTCGCGTACGAGGTGCACGTCGTCCATATTGATACCGACCTCTCGGGGAATGCGCCTACGTCCTCGACCGAACCCTCTGTGGCAAACCAAGTACTAGAAAAGTACAAGGAGCGGTTCCCTAACATGTCGATGCAGACCGTGCCGCTGAGCGACGCCCTTGCGCTCGACACGATAGACTGGTCCGTTCTGCCTGCGCTGCAGACGGACCTGGCCCCCGCACTTCAGCTCAAGCGTCTTCTTGAGGCCCTTCCCTCCGTCACGTCGCGGGTAGATATTTTGAGGCTTCTGGTGCGACATCTTCTTTTGTCGTTGGCGCTGAACAGCGGGTGCCACGCGTTGATGCTGGGGTGCACCAcgaccgccctcgccgagctaACGCTCGCAGAGACGGCCAAGGGACGTGGGTTTGCGGTGCCGTGGCAGGTCAGCGATGGCCCCGTCCCTGTTACGATGTTCTCGAGGCAGAGCGCGGAGGGTGAGGTTGCTGAGGCCAAGGAGACGTCGACGATTCCGGTTTATTATCTTCTCCGAGACGTCTTCCGGCGGGAGGTCATCACGTATGCTGGCTTGACCAAGCCGCCCATCCAGGATCTCGTCCAAGATGCCGGGccggccagcagcaccaTTGTTTCGCACAAGGAGCTTAGCATCGAGGATGTCATGACACGTTATTTTGAAGAGGTAGAGGAAAGCTATccgtccgtcgtcgccaaTGTCGTCCGCACGAGCGGCAAGCTTACGCGTGAGAACGACGGCGACGCATGTGCTGTCTGTGGTATGGACATGGATGCACAGGGAGATGCCAGGTGGAAGGGCGAGATTGGAGAGGACCCCGATGACAACAGGAGAAAGCAGACTGCAGGACGTCTATGTTACGGGTGTGAACGGTCTATATATGGATAG
- a CDS encoding Putative mitochondrial carrier domain superfamily — protein sequence MVRGTDSGRWSPRTLQLAPQTPGSAMAIHGRTDYEQEKSQFPFRARSLLRYLLPKKSQSVPSPWPGAPQPASSHIADSRSRAALLTATAILDCMLDHALGSEIAPSLFFLNFHNSRLQLEPQYLHRPHTSLIDTLFTLISAATIFVDRMSTTLGAFIAGGIAACGAVTATHPFETVKIRMQLQGELKDKGHQPHQYRGPLQGVSVIVRNEGVKGIYRGIGCAYIYQVLLNGCRLGFYEPMRETLTTLVFNDSKTQSLGVNMACGAGSGIMGAAAGSPFFLVKTRLQSYSPFMPTGTQHNYRNAWNGMTTIYGSEGIRGLYRGVGAAMIRTGFGSSVQLPTYFFAKRRLVRHLGMEEGLPLHLASSTVSGFVVCCVMHPPDTIMSRLYNQNGNLYKGVFDCLAKTVRTEGFLAIYKGFLPHLARILPHTILTLTLAEQTNKLMRRLEDRILPTAALQNP from the exons ATGGTCCGGGGTACCGATTCAGGCCGCTGGAGCCCGCGAACCCTGCAACTGGCACCGCAAACGCCGGGATCGGCAATGGCTATCCACGGCCGTACTGACTATGAGCAAGAAAAATCCCAATTTCCCTTCCGCGCGCGGAGCTTACTGAGATACCTGCTCCCGAAAAAGAGTCAATCAGTTCCGTCGCCTTGGCCTGGCGCACCTCAGCCCGCATCATCTCACATCGCCGACTCTAGATCCAGAGCTGCGCTCCTTACGGCTACTGCGATTCTTGACTGTATGCTCGATCAT GCCCTAGGATCCGAGATCGCGCCGTCACTCTTTTTCCTCAACTTCCACAATTCCCGATTGCAACTCGAACCGCAATACCTACACCGGCCGCATACTTCACTAATTGATACCCTTTTTACGCTTATCTCTGCTGCGACAATATTTGTTGACAGAATGTCAACAACCCTGGG cgccttcatcgccggcggcattGCCGCCTGCGGCGCCGTAACAGCCACACATCCCTTCGAGACTGTCAAGATTCG AATGCAATTGCAAGGAGAGTTGAAGGACAAGGGGCACCAGCCGCACCAGTACAGAGGACCCCTCCAGGGCGTCTCGGTCATCGTGCGGAATGAGGGTGTCAAGGGCATCTACCGCGGTATCGGCTGCGCCTACATCTATCAGGTTCTGCTTAACGGCTGCCGTCTGGGTTTCTACGAACCGATGCGTGAAACCCTGACGACCCTCGTCTTCAACGACAGCAAGACCCAGAGCCTGGGCGTCAACATGGCCTGCGGCGCCGGATCCGGGATTATGGGTGCCGCGGCCGGCAGccctttcttcctcgtcaaAACCCGGTTACAGAGCTACTCCCCCTTCATGCCTACCGGCACCCAGCACAACTATCGTAATGCCTGGAACGGGATGACCACGATCTACGGCTCGGAAGGCATCCGTGGACTTTACCGTGGCGTGGGCGCGGCTATGATCAGAACAGGCTTCGGAAGCTCCGTGCAGCTGCCTACCTACTTCTTCGCCAAGCGGAGACTGGTTCGTCATTTGGGCATGGAGGAGGGCCTTCCTCTGCACCTTGCTAGCAGCACCGTCAGCGGCTTCGTTGTTTGCTGTGTGATGCACCCCCCTG ACACCATCATGTCCCGTCTTTACAACCAAAACGGAAATCTCTACAAGGGCGTCTTCGACTGCCTCGCCAAGACGGTCCGCACCGAGGGATTCTTGGCCATCTACAAGGGTTTTCTGCCTCACCTGGCCAGAATCCTCCCCCACACCATCCTGACCCTCACCCTGGCAGAGCAAACCAACAAGCTGATGAGGAGGCTCGAGGACCGCATCctgccgacggccgccctCCAAAATCCATGA